One Cheilinus undulatus linkage group 22, ASM1832078v1, whole genome shotgun sequence DNA window includes the following coding sequences:
- the LOC121504893 gene encoding myelin-oligodendrocyte glycoprotein-like, translating into MKYFGGFGMALRLWTFAAPFSVLVWTVVDGQHVIGFPHIITVQPGDDVVLPCHVEPKFNVKAKTIEWSRPMDRMIQGEYVHLYRNRKDIPDGKIQSYIDRTSLFPDLLMDGNISLKIRNITMEDQGTYRCFIPKLKGAPREGFVMLVVDPNFGMTTETPLDPETPDPIDDVDVKAGGRHHHFIWVSLMVLCLALTLGVGVSYVCKQKYREEKADLKETDFVALNANPSPA; encoded by the exons ATGAAGTATTTTGGGGGATTTGGGATGGCTCTCCGTCTCTGGACTTTCGCTGCTCCCTTCAGTGTGCTGGTCTGGACGGTTGTTGACG gtCAGCATGTGATCGGTTTTCCTCATATTATCACCGTCCAACCAGGTGATGATGTTGTTCTGCCGTGCCATGTGGAGCCTAAATTCAATGTGAAAGCGAAGACGATTGAGTGGTCCAGGCCCATGGATCGGATGATCCAGGGGGAGTATGTCCACCTCTACAGGAACAGGAAGGACATCCCAGACGGGAAGATTCAGTCGTACATTGACAGGACGTCACTCTTCCCAGACTTGCTGATGGATGGGAACATTTCACTGAAGATCAGAAACATCACCATGGAGGATCAGGGGACATACAGATGCTTCATCCCCAAACTGAAGGGCGCTCCAAGAGAGGGCTTTGTGATGCTCGTAGTTG ATCCAAACTTTGGGATGACAACAGAGACACCTCTGGATCCTGAAACTCCTGATCCAATCGATGACGTTGATGTAAAAG CCGGTGGTCGACACCATCATTTCATCTGGGTCTCTCTCATGGTCCTCTGCCTTGCCTTAACCCTGGGTGTTGGAGTTTCATATGTATGCAAACAAAAGTACAGAGAGGAAAAGGCAGATCTAAAGGAGACAGACTTTGTTGCTCTGAATGCCAATCCCTCTCCAGCATAG